The genomic region TGAAGGTCGCGGCGAACGCCTTCCTCGCCACCAAGATCTCCTTCATCAACGCGATGGCCGAGGTCTGCGAGGCATCGGGCGGTGACGTCACCCAGCTGGCCCGGGCGATCGGGTACGACCCCCGCATCGGCAACCGGTTCCTCCAGTCGGGCCTCGGCTTCGGCGGCGCCTGCCTGCCCAAGGACATCCGCGCCTTCCAGGCCCGCGCGCAGGAGCTGGGTGCCGGTGAGGCCCTGCGCTTCCTGCACGAGGTCGACCTGATCAACCTGCGCCGCCGGGCCCGGGTGCTCCAGCTCGCGGCGGACCTGCTCGGCCGGCGCTCCGGCCCGGCCGGCCCGGACTTCTCCGGCACCCGGATCGCCGTGCTGGGTGCCACCTTCAAGCCCAACACCGACGACGTCCGCGACGCCCCGGCGCTCGCCGTAGCCGCACTGCTGCACAAGGCCGGCGCCGACGTGCACGTGTACGACCCGCAGGGCACCGAGAACGCCCGCCGCGCCGTTCCCGAGCTGACCTACGAGACCGGCATCAACGAGGCGGTCACCGGCGCCGACCTGGTCTGCGTCCTCACCGAGTGGGCCGACTTCCGCAACGCCGACCCGGTCGCCCTGGGCGAGCTGGTCGCCGGCCGCAAGGTCGTCGACGGGCGCAACTGCCTCGACTCGGCACTGTGGACGCAGGCCGGCTGGGAGTACCGGGGCATGGGCCGCCCCTGACGTTCCGTGAACCCACCGGCCGGCCGCGAAGCACCAGTAGCGGCCGGCCGGTGATGTTGTTTGCCCCGGACCCGCCGACAAGAGTCGAAATCCACGCCGGCATTGGGCATGCTGCGACAGTGGGAGTCCACAGTGCGGGTGGAGGGGTGTCGTGGCGACCTTTCAATGCTCCTCGTGCGGCCGGGAGATCAAGCCGGCCGTCCGCTGTCCGCACTGCGGGTCTGACCAGCCGCAGTGGGTCGAGCATCTGGCAAACGTCGAGCGCTCGATCGCGGAGATGAAGGCGCGCGACGCCGCCATCGCCCGTGAGCAGCGGCAGATCGCCGCCAAGATGCAGGCCGCGCTCTTCCAACGGGACATCCTCGCCCATGCCGGGGAGGAACGACTCAAGCAGGCGACCCGCCCCCGGCGGGTGCTGCGCCGCCGTCCCGGTCGTCGCCCACCGACGGCCACCACCGGCGCCCCGCCCCGGGTGCCCCGCCAGGGCACGCCTACCGCTCCGGAGGA from Micromonospora profundi harbors:
- a CDS encoding UDP-glucose dehydrogenase family protein, which gives rise to MTIPYPTIQPSPAIAAVTPPSGAPRPRVTFLGTGYLGATYAICYAELGYEVLGFDVDADKIAMLNAGQVPIHEPGLDELLKRNLAAGRLRFSTDIAETAEFGDVHFICVGTPQRADGMGADLSYVEASVTSLAQHLTRKALIVGKSTVPVGTAEWVEQLVGKHTPDNLGVEVAWSPEFLQEGFAVDDVLRPNRIVVGVKSEWANGMLYAAHKGVFDLAATEDREVPLVVTDFATAELVKVAANAFLATKISFINAMAEVCEASGGDVTQLARAIGYDPRIGNRFLQSGLGFGGACLPKDIRAFQARAQELGAGEALRFLHEVDLINLRRRARVLQLAADLLGRRSGPAGPDFSGTRIAVLGATFKPNTDDVRDAPALAVAALLHKAGADVHVYDPQGTENARRAVPELTYETGINEAVTGADLVCVLTEWADFRNADPVALGELVAGRKVVDGRNCLDSALWTQAGWEYRGMGRP